A segment of the Syntrophorhabdaceae bacterium genome:
CGAGACCGACAGCGTGATCATGACCCTGTTTTATCCCGAAGAGAACACGTGGAGGGAGACGGCTCAGAATTTAGCCGGGCAGACATATTTCATAGGCGACGCCAGGAAGCCGAGGCGCCTTATCAATGCGATCCACGACGGTTACCGCTTGGGGATGGTGCTCTGATGATACCCGTTATAGACAAGGAAAAGTGTACAAGCTGTGGAAACTGCCTGGAGATATGTCCCCCGGGCGCCATAACTCTGGGGGACGACTGTGCCCGCATAGCCGAAGACCTCTGCGAGGAATGCGGCTTCTGCGCAGCCGAATGTCCAACGGAGGCGATCGAGATTCCCTTTCCGATGTCCGGAAAGTGAGGTCATGATCCACCGGGTCTTCATTTAAGCATTCCCTGCATCTCCCGATAATTAGACCAGGAACACATTCAGACGGCTTGCCGAAGAGCTAAAGGAGGGGTTATGGCCCAGGCAACATCGAACATTCTCTTGGAGACGGGGACCAATGAGGTCGAGATACTTGAGCTGTATATTGATGAAGAAGGCTACCGCGGCTATTACGGCGTCAACGTCGCAAAGGTCATTGAGATCATCGCCGTCCCCAGGAATAAGATAAACCCGCCTGATTCGAAGAAAGGTATGGTGTCGGGATTGTTCAACCACCGCAACAAGGTGGTGGTTCTCGTAGACCTCGCCGTCTGGCTCGGAAAGACACGGGTGGAGACGAAACCCTGCAACGTTCTCATCACTGAATTCAATAACGTTGTGACGGCCTTCATGGTCTCGGGTGTTACAAGGATCCACCGCGTTACCTGGCAGGACATAAAACCCCTCGACGGGTATATGGAGAACGTCAGCGATGCCGTAACGGGGGTTATCGAGCTCGAAGATAGACTGGTCTTTCTTCTTGACCTTGAGAAGGCCATTGCCGAGTTGAGTCCTGAACTGGCGCTGAAGGGTCCCCTGTCCACTTCGGAAGGTGGTTTGGAGTTCAAACTCGACAGGCCCATCAGGGTCCTCCATGCCGATGATTCCAACGTAATACGA
Coding sequences within it:
- a CDS encoding chemotaxis protein — protein: MAQATSNILLETGTNEVEILELYIDEEGYRGYYGVNVAKVIEIIAVPRNKINPPDSKKGMVSGLFNHRNKVVVLVDLAVWLGKTRVETKPCNVLITEFNNVVTAFMVSGVTRIHRVTWQDIKPLDGYMENVSDAVTGVIELEDRLVFLLDLEKAIAELSPELALKGPLSTSEGGLEFKLDRPIRVLHADDSNVIRHNVRARLEENGHFAVHSVGNGEEAWNYLVSVQNKVRAGEAIALTEFVDVVLTDIEMPGMDGYHLCKRIKESPEFKDIPVILFSSLITEKLIHKGQSVGADGQFSKPDLSLIGFIRDLVEKRQIAA
- a CDS encoding 4Fe-4S binding protein, with product MIPVIDKEKCTSCGNCLEICPPGAITLGDDCARIAEDLCEECGFCAAECPTEAIEIPFPMSGK